From one Macaca nemestrina isolate mMacNem1 chromosome 3, mMacNem.hap1, whole genome shotgun sequence genomic stretch:
- the LOC105466565 gene encoding ufm1-specific protease 2 isoform X1, producing MVISESMDILFRIRGGLDLAFQLATPNEIFLKKALKHVLSDLSTKLSSNALVFRICHSSVYIWPSSDVNTIPGELTDASACKNILRFIQFEPEEDIKRKFMRKKDKKLSDMHQIVNIDLMLEMSTSLAAVTPIIERESGGHHYVNMTLPVDAVISVAPEETWGKVRKLLVDAIHNQLTDMEKCILKYMKGTSIVVPEPLHFLLPGKKNLVTISYPSGIPDGQLQAYRKELHDLFKLPHDRPYFKRSNAYHFPDEPYKDGYIRNPHTYLNPPNMETGMICVVQGVYGYHHYMQDRIDDSGWGCAYRSLQTICSWFKHQGYTERSIPTHREIQQALVDAGDKPATFVGSRQWIGSIEVQLVLNQLIGITSKILFVSQGSEMASQGRELANHFQSEGTPVMIGGGVLAHTILGIAWNEITGQIKFLILDPHYTGAEDLQVILEKGWCGWKGPDFWNKDAYYNLCLPQRPNMI from the exons aaatttttctCAAGAAGGCACTGAAACATGTGTTGAGTGACCTGTCAACCAAGCTTTCTTCAAACGCCCTTGTGTTCAGAATTTGCCACAGTTCAGTGTATATATGGCCTAGCAGTGACGTAAACACCATTCCTGGAGAACTGACTGATGCTTCCGCTTGTAAGAACATACTGCGCTTTATTCA ATTTGAGCCGGAAGAAGATATAAAACGAAAATTCATGAGAAAGAAGGACAAAAAATTATCAGACATG CATCAAATAGTAAATATAGATCTTATGCTGGAAATGTCAACCTCCCTGGCAGCTGTAACGCCCATCATTGAAAGGGAAAGCGGAGGACACCATTATGTTAATATGACTTTACCTGTCGATGCAGTTATATCTGTTGCTCCAGAAGAAACATGGGGAAA AGTTCGTAAACTCCTAGTTGATGCAATTCATAATCAACTAACTGACatggaaaaatgtattttgaaatatatgaaagGAACGTCTATTGTGGTCCCTGAACCACTGCACTTTTTATTaccagggaaaaaaaatcttgtaacAATTTCCTATCCTTCAGGAATACCAGATGGCCAGCTGCAGGCCTATAGGAAG GAGTTACATGATCTCTTCAAACTGCCTCATGACAGACCCTATTTCAAAAGGTCTAATGCTTATCACTTTCCAGATGAACCATACAAAGATGGTTACATTAGAAATCCACATACTTATCTTAATCCACCTAACATGGAGACTGGTATG ATTTGTGTGGTCCAGGGCGTATATGGCTATCATCATTATATGCAGGATCGGATCGATGACAGTGGCTGGGGCTGTGCTTATCGGTCTCTGCAGACTATCTGCTCTTGGTTCAAACATCAGGGATACACAGAGAGGTCCATTCCAACACACAGAGAAATTCAGCAG gCTCTAGTCGATGCCGGTGACAAACCAGCAACATTTGTCGGATCACGGCAATGGATTGGATCTATTGAGGTACAGCTGGTACTAAACCAATTGATTGGTATAACTTCAAAAATACTGTTTGTCAG CCAAGGTTCAGAAATGGCCTCTCAAGGACGGGAACTGGCTAATCATTTCCAAAGCGAAGGAACTCCAGTTATGATCG gGGGAGGAGTTTTGGCCCACACGATACTAGGAATTGCATGGAATGAGATTACAGGGCAGATAAagtttctgattctagatccacATTATACTGGTGCTGAAGACCTACAAGTGATTTTGGAAAAG GGCTGGTGCGGATGGAAGGGTCCAGACTTTTGGAACAAGGATGCATACTATAACTTATGTCTTCCTCAGCGAccaaatatgatttaa
- the LOC105466564 gene encoding ankyrin repeat domain-containing protein 37 isoform X2: MLLLDCNPEVDGLKHLLETGASVNAPPDPCEQSPVHLAAGSGLACFLLWQLQTGADLNQQDVLGEAPLHKAAKVGSLECLSLLVASDAQIDLCNKNGQTAEDLAWSCGFPDCAKFLTAIKCMQTIKPGDHSDRNDGVPVLRQKRSFGSVGNISGKRKC, encoded by the exons ATGCTGTTGCTGGATTGCAACCCCGAG GTGGATGGTCTGAAGCATTTGCTGGAGACAGGAGCCTCGGTCAACGCACCCCCGGATCCCTGCGAGCAGTCGCCTGTCCACTTAGCCGCAGGAAGCGgccttgcttgctttcttctctggCAGCTGCAAACGGGCGCTGACCTCAACCAACAG GATGTTTTAGGAGAAGCTCCACTACACAAGGCAGCAAAAGTTGGAAGCCTGGAGTGCCTTAGCCTGCTTGTAGCCAGTGATGCCCAAATTGA TTTATGTAATAAGAACGGGCAAACAGCTGAAGATCTCGCTTGGTCATGTGGATTTCCAGACTGTGCCAAGTTTCTTACAGCAATTAAATGCATGCAGACAATAAAACCAGGTGACCACTCGGACAGGAATGATGGTGTTCCTGTGCTCAGACAGAAGCGAAGTTTTGGCAGTGTAGGAAATATCAGTGGGAAAAGGAAGTGTTG a
- the LOC105466564 gene encoding ankyrin repeat domain-containing protein 37 isoform X1 codes for MLLLDCNPEVDGLKHLLETGASVNAPPDPCEQSPVHLAAGSGLACFLLWQLQTGADLNQQDVLGEAPLHKAAKVGSLECLSLLVASDAQIDLCNKNGQTAEDLAWSCGFPDCAKFLTAIKCMQTIKPGDHSDRNDGVPVLRQKRSFGSVGNISGKRKCW; via the exons ATGCTGTTGCTGGATTGCAACCCCGAG GTGGATGGTCTGAAGCATTTGCTGGAGACAGGAGCCTCGGTCAACGCACCCCCGGATCCCTGCGAGCAGTCGCCTGTCCACTTAGCCGCAGGAAGCGgccttgcttgctttcttctctggCAGCTGCAAACGGGCGCTGACCTCAACCAACAG GATGTTTTAGGAGAAGCTCCACTACACAAGGCAGCAAAAGTTGGAAGCCTGGAGTGCCTTAGCCTGCTTGTAGCCAGTGATGCCCAAATTGA TTTATGTAATAAGAACGGGCAAACAGCTGAAGATCTCGCTTGGTCATGTGGATTTCCAGACTGTGCCAAGTTTCTTACAGCAATTAAATGCATGCAGACAATAAAACCAGGTGACCACTCGGACAGGAATGATGGTGTTCCTGTGCTCAGACAGAAGCGAAGTTTTGGCAGTGTAGGAAATATCAGTGGGAAAAGGAAGTGTTGGTAA